A genomic window from Melanotaenia boesemani isolate fMelBoe1 chromosome 15, fMelBoe1.pri, whole genome shotgun sequence includes:
- the LOC121654114 gene encoding LIM domain kinase 1-like, translating to MSRRDQRFRKGMKERCCECECILSHWYYEREGQLYCKKHYWSRFGENCHGCKETIATGLVMVAGDQKYHPECFICTNCEMVIGDGDTYTLIERSKLYCGHCFCQGAEPAARSISPLTKRPHMVALVSLPPHAVSRLGLTVAADFNTSPLVTITELDSAVLGPDLLSSVQAGDKVLEINGIPVQSISPDEINHVIQDTSRPLQLTIEHSPHSPHDHLQSDSPSDNISCPDSRIRDKFTSTPKLPSLREEPSLQEGADDERMSLSPPQHQGTTGMRSRHILRSCSIEKCPRSPGSLSLISQRRDMVRSESLRVDPGERTHRIFRPSDLIHGEVLGRGFFGQAVKVTHQETGEVMVMKELIRFDEETQRTFLKEVKVMRCLDHPNVLKFIGLFYKDKRIHFVSEYIKGGTLREAIIKMDEDFLWRVRVGYAKDIAAGMAYLHSMNVIHRDLNSYNCLIRENQSVVVADFGLARLVMEDRNQNRTTSLERPSKGTLSDLRKPDRRKRYTVVGNPYWMAPEMIHGKSYDERVDIFSFGIMICEIIGRVSADPDYLPRTNEFGLNIAGFLQQYHPPLCPSAFLPLAALCCDMDADKRPSFSKLEEWLENLMMHLDINLPVLSELEQVCRAFWKNHNYENHTHNLDMSLVSCEHNCSLPEGQSSSPEQCSDNASNLTKPDDFTHSQGQKSSSDSHLNGEQNTHSSDNNEKTGSKEKSPSCCRSASTDSCLNQSESYEDSNFTSQAKPQLESSQPLHGRNSLGRSNRPRRICRVLWDRSTEDNSFL from the exons ATGTCACGAAGAGACCAGAGGTTTCGGAAAGGAATGAAGGAAAG GTGTTGTGAATGTGAATGCATCCTGTCCCACTGGTACTATGAAAGAGAGGGACAGCTCTACTGTAAGAAGCATTACTGGTCTCGTTTTGGAGAAAACTGCCATGGCTGCAAGGAGACCATCGCAACAGGACTTGTCATG GTAGCAGGAGATCAAAAGTACCACCCTGAATGCTTCATTTGCACAAACTGTGAAATGGTCATTGGAGATGGAGACACCTACACGCTCATCGAACGCTCCAAACTATactg TGGCCACTGTTTCTGTCAGGGTGCTGAACCAGCTGCGAGGTCAATATCTCCACTTACAAAGAGACCCCATATGGTAGCGCTGGTGTCCCTCCCTCCCCATGCAGTCAGCAGACTAGGCCTGACCGTTGCCGCTGACTTCAACACAAGCCCTCTCGTCACTATTACAGA GTTAGACTCAGCGGTCCTTGGCCCTGACCTCCTATCTTCTGTCCAAGCTGGTGATAAAGTACTGGAGATTAACGGCATCCCAGTCCAGAGCATTTCTCCAGATGAG ATAAACCATGTGATACAAGACACAAGCAGACCACTGCAGCTGACCATCGAACACAGTCCACATTCTCCTCATGACCACCTTCAATCAGACAGTCCTTCAGATAACATCAGCTGCCCTGATTCCCGTATCCGAGACAAATTCACTTCAACCCCAAAGCTCCCGAGCTTGAGGGAAGAGCCAAGTCTACAGGAGGGGGCAGATGATGAAAGGATGAGCCTCTCACCTCCTCAGCACCAAGGAACCACAGGGATGCGATCCAGACATATTTT GCGCAGCTGTAGCATAGAAAAGTGTCCCCGCTCTCCTGGATCATTGTCACTTATATCTCAAAGGAGAGACATGGTTCGTTCAGAGTCTCTCCGCGTAGATCCTGGAGAAAGGACGCACCGCATCTTCAGACCTTCTGACCTCATTCATGGTGAAGTACTGGGCAGGGGGTTCTTCGGACAAGCTGTCAAG GTAACACACCAGGAGACAGGAGAGGTGATGGTGATGAAAGAGCTGATACGTTTTGATGAAGAGACACAGAGGACATTCTTAAAAGAA GTGAAGGTGATGCGTTGTCTCGACCATCCCAATGTTCTCAAGTTCATTGGATTGTTCTATAAGGACAAACGGATACATTTTGTATCTGAATACATCAAGGGAGGAACTCTCCGGGAGGCTATCATCAAAATG GATGAGGATTTTCTCTGGCGTGTAAGAGTTGGTTATGCCAAAGACATTGCAGCTGGAATG GCATATTTACACTCCATGAACGTTATACACCGAGATCTGAATTCATACAACTGTCTGATCAGAGAG AACCAGTCTGTGGTGGTAGCAGATTTTGGACTAGCCAGACTGGTGATGGAAGACAGGAACCAGAATAGAACAACTTCTCTGGAACGGCCTTCGAAGGGAACATTGTCAGACCTGCGCAAACCTGACCGCAGGAAGCGGTACACTGTAGTAGGAAACCCATACTGGATGGCTCCTGAGATGATCCACG GGAAAAGCTATGACGAACGTGTTGACATTTTCTCCTTTGGGATTATGATATGTGAG ATTATTGGCAGAGTGAGTGCTGATCCTGACTACCTGCCACGGACAAATGAGTTTGGACTAAATATAGCAGGTTTCCTGCAGCAGTATCACCCTCCCCTGTGTCCCTCTGCCTTCCTGCCACTGGCTGCCCTCTGCTGTGACATGGATGCTGATAAACG tCCGTCATTTTCAAAGCTGGAGGAGTGGCTGGAAAATCTGATGATGCACCTGGACATCAATCTCCCTGTGCTCTCCGAGTTAGAGCAGGTTTGTAGAGCCTTCTGGAAGAATCACAACTATGAAAACCACACTCACAATCTGGACATGAGTCTTGTCTCTTGTGAACATAATTGTTCACTGCCAGAAGGACAGAGCTCTAGCCCTGAACAATGTTCAGACAATGCAAGCAACCTCACAAAACCTGATGACTTTACTCACAGCCAAGGCCAAAAGAGCTCATCTGACAGTCATTTGAATGGggagcaaaacacacacagcagcgacaacaatgaaaagactggatcaaaagaaaaaagcccaTCATGTTGCAGGTCTGCAAGCACAGACTCATGCTTAAATCAAAGTGAATCTTATGAGGACAGTAATTTCACAAGTCAAGCAAAACCCCAACTTGAGTCCTCGCAACCACTGCATGGGAGGAACTCGCTAGGTCGGTCAAACAGGCCAAGAAGGATATGTAGGGTGCTGTGGGACAGATCTACAGAGGACAACTCTTTTCTCTAA
- the LOC121654116 gene encoding septin-5-like encodes MRDLPPVSNSAENLQTPDQLEAEGTQTATNGRLPSFPGSPSLPHPIPCLPAGSPKIPPRANRAGLDLQFQPLPLRSQLVSQVSLDSPLSPASRPRSPWGRFDPYDSPEDQDKEYVGFATLPNQVHRKTVKKGFTFTLMVAGESGLGKSTLINSLFLTDLSKDRKVPNAEERIGQTVDIVKHIVSIEEKGIKLRLSIVDTPGFGDAVNNTESWRHIEDYIDQQFEQYFRDESGLNRKNIQDNRVHCLLYFISPFGHGLRPLDVKCMKALHEKVNIIPLLAKADSLTQAEVCRKKMKIREEIKLFGINIYQFPECDSDEDEEFKTQEQILKDTIPFAVIGSNIQVESKGRKFRGRSYPWGVVEVENPIHSDFLLLRNMLVRTHMQDLKDVTRETHYENYRAECIQSMVQEKNRSLHERYREGSVGDFPLPLATADSEKERQIFEKEEELRKMQEVLERIQEQMQHSQRGGC; translated from the exons ATGAGGGATTTGCCTCCAGTCTCTAATTCTGCTGAGAATCTCCAAACACCAGATCAGCTTGAGGCAGAGGGAACTCAGACAGCAACCAATGGGAGGCTGCCTAGTTTTCCTGGGTCTCCCTCTCTGCCCCATCCCATTCCCTGCCTCCCAGCCGGCTCCCCGAAAATCCCTCCCAGAGCAAATCGTGCAGGACTGGACTTGCAGTTTCAACCTCTGCCACTGAGGAGTCAGCTTGTCTCCCAAGTGTCTCTGGACTCTCCCCTCAGCCCAGCCTCACGACCACGAAGCCCCTGGGGACGCTTTGACCCTTATGACTCTCCAgag gatCAGGATAAGGAGTATGTGGGATTTGCCACATTACCAAACCAAGTTCACAGAAAGACGGTAAAGAAAGGTTTCACGTTTACGCTCATGGTGGCAG GAGAGTCTGGCCTCGGTAAGTCCACCCTAATCAACAGTTTGTTCCTCACCGACCTCTCCAAAGACAGAAAAGTTCCAAATGCAGAAG AACGGATCGGTCAAACTGTCGACATTGTCAAACACATTGTCAGCATTGAGGAAAAAGGAATCAAACTTAGGCTCTCCATCGTAGACACACCGGGGTTTGGAGATGCTGTCAACAACACAGAGAG CTGGAGGCACATAGAAGACTACATCGACCAGCAATTTGAGCAGTATTTCAGGGATGAGAGTGGGTTAAACAGAAAGAACATTCAGGACAACAGAGTCCACTGCCTCCTCTACTTTATTTCTCCGTTTGGCCATGG TCTTCGACCTCTGGATGTGAAATGTATGAAGGCCTTGCATGAAAAAGTCAACATAATTCCTTTACTGGCCAAAGCTGACAGCCTGACCCAAGCTGAGGTCTGCAGAAAGAAGATGAAG ATCAGAGAGGAGATCAAGCTGTTCGGCATAAACATCTACCAGTTTCCAGAGTGTGATTCAGATGAGGACGAAGAGTTCAAGACACAGGAGCAGATTCTCAAG GACACCATCCCATTTGCTGTAATTGGGAGTAACATACAGGTGGAGAGTAAAGGTCGCAAATTCAGGGGTCGTTCCTATCCCTGGGGTGTTGTAGAAG TGGAGAATCCGATCCATTCAGACTTCCTGCTGCTGAGGAACATGCTGGTGAGGACACATATGCAGGATCTAAAGGACGTGACACGAGAGACGCATTATGAAAACTACAGGGCCGAGTGCATCCAGAGCATGGTGCAGGAGAAGAACCGCAG TTTGCATGAAAGGTATCGAGAGGGGAGCGTGGGAGATTTTCCTCTACCGCTTGCAACCGCTGATAGTGAGAAGGAGAGACAGATTtttgagaaagaagaagag CTGAGGAAGATGCAGGAGGTGCTGGAGAGGATTCAAGAGCAGATGCAACACAGCCAGAGAGGCGGCTGCTGA